In Amycolatopsis jiangsuensis, the following proteins share a genomic window:
- a CDS encoding TetR/AcrR family transcriptional regulator: protein MSTPPARAPRPRDRKAQLAAVAAGLFRVRGFHGVGINDIAAAAGVTGPALYRHFADKQAILTYVVLGGIDDMEAVTATALADSDPPAQQVSALLTGLATQAVERREIAALWRWEGPHLPREQRREIRRRSGAVLAAWTKAVLAQRPDLTTEDAELLCWAALSVFGSVAVHHTTVARKRFVPLLVELAEAVLGTSLPESEPAPAAGSGIGTPSRREQVLAAATALFGERGFHAVSMEDIGAAAGIAGPSVYRHFPSKAALMVAIGHRAADRLALAAEQALQAPDEQTGLRRLAASYVRTLLHTPELLVSFGADRATMPDRDKADLLRVQRDYVAQWVTLLGAAFPGLPAREAKIRVHAALTIANDLSRTGRVKTRPDLPAELTELLYAVLGLG from the coding sequence ATGAGTACCCCTCCCGCTCGCGCCCCGCGACCTCGCGACCGCAAGGCCCAGCTCGCCGCGGTGGCCGCCGGGCTGTTTCGCGTGCGCGGGTTCCACGGGGTGGGGATCAACGACATCGCCGCCGCGGCCGGGGTCACCGGCCCGGCCCTGTACCGGCATTTCGCCGACAAACAGGCGATCCTCACCTACGTCGTGCTGGGTGGCATCGACGACATGGAGGCCGTCACCGCGACCGCGCTGGCCGATTCGGACCCGCCCGCACAGCAGGTGAGCGCGCTGCTCACCGGGCTGGCGACGCAGGCGGTGGAACGACGGGAGATCGCCGCGCTGTGGCGGTGGGAAGGACCACACCTGCCGCGCGAGCAACGGCGCGAGATCCGCCGCCGCTCCGGCGCGGTGCTGGCGGCGTGGACGAAGGCGGTTCTCGCGCAGCGTCCCGACCTGACCACCGAGGATGCCGAACTGCTGTGCTGGGCGGCGTTGTCGGTGTTCGGCAGCGTCGCGGTGCACCACACCACGGTGGCCCGCAAGCGGTTCGTGCCGTTGCTGGTCGAGCTCGCGGAGGCGGTCCTCGGCACTTCGCTGCCGGAAAGCGAGCCCGCGCCCGCGGCCGGGAGCGGAATCGGCACACCTTCGCGGCGCGAGCAGGTGCTGGCCGCCGCCACCGCCCTGTTCGGCGAGCGCGGCTTTCACGCGGTGAGCATGGAGGACATCGGCGCCGCGGCGGGCATCGCCGGGCCCAGCGTGTACCGCCATTTCCCGAGCAAGGCCGCGCTGATGGTGGCGATCGGCCACCGTGCCGCCGACCGGCTGGCACTGGCCGCCGAGCAGGCACTGCAGGCGCCGGACGAACAGACCGGATTGCGCCGGCTCGCCGCATCCTATGTGCGAACCCTGCTGCACACGCCGGAACTGCTGGTCTCCTTCGGCGCCGACCGGGCCACCATGCCCGACCGTGACAAGGCCGATCTGCTGCGCGTCCAGCGCGACTACGTGGCGCAGTGGGTCACGTTGCTCGGTGCCGCGTTCCCCGGCCTGCCGGCCCGCGAGGCGAAGATCCGCGTGCACGCCGCGCTCACCATCGCCAACGACCTCAGCCGCACCGGTCGCGTCAAAACCCGGCCTGACCTGCCGGCCGAGCTGACCGAACTGCTGTACGCCGTGCTCGGCCTCGGCTGA
- a CDS encoding acetyl-CoA C-acetyltransferase has translation MSSEAYIYEALRTPRGKNKGGALHGTKPVDLVVGLIEELKVRHPNLDPKAIDDIVLGVVSPVGEQGADIARTAALVSGLPETVAGVQLNRFCASGLEATNTAAQKVRSGWDQLIIAGGVESMSRVPMGSDGGALFMDPATAYDQYIAPQGIGADLIATMEGFSREDVDRFAVRSQEKAEAAWSGGYFAKSVVPVKDLNGVTILDHDEHRRPGSTVEGLAKLKPAFTTIGEMGGFDAVALQKYHQVEKIDHVHTGGNSSGIVDGSAIVLVGSEEAGKTFGLTPRARIVATAAVGSEPTIMLTGPTPATEKVLKTAGLTPDDIDLWELNEAFASVVLKWMKDLNLPEDKVNVNGGAIAMGHPLGATGAMLVGTVVDELERRQARRALVTLCIGGGMGVATIIERV, from the coding sequence GTGAGTAGCGAGGCCTACATCTACGAGGCGTTGCGCACGCCCCGGGGCAAGAACAAGGGCGGTGCCCTGCACGGCACCAAGCCGGTCGACCTGGTGGTCGGCCTGATCGAAGAGCTCAAGGTCCGCCACCCGAACCTCGACCCGAAGGCGATCGACGACATCGTGCTGGGTGTCGTGTCCCCGGTGGGTGAGCAGGGTGCGGACATCGCGCGCACCGCCGCGCTCGTGTCCGGGCTGCCCGAGACGGTCGCCGGGGTGCAGCTCAACCGGTTCTGCGCGTCCGGGCTGGAGGCCACCAACACCGCGGCGCAGAAGGTGCGTTCCGGCTGGGACCAGCTGATCATCGCCGGCGGCGTGGAATCCATGTCGCGGGTGCCGATGGGGTCCGACGGCGGCGCGCTGTTCATGGACCCGGCCACCGCCTACGACCAGTACATCGCCCCGCAGGGCATCGGCGCCGACCTGATCGCCACCATGGAGGGCTTCTCCCGCGAGGACGTCGACCGGTTCGCGGTCCGTTCCCAGGAGAAGGCCGAGGCGGCCTGGTCCGGCGGCTACTTCGCGAAGTCCGTGGTACCGGTGAAGGACCTCAACGGCGTTACCATCCTCGACCACGACGAGCACCGCCGTCCCGGGTCGACGGTGGAGGGCCTGGCCAAGCTCAAGCCCGCGTTCACCACGATCGGCGAGATGGGCGGTTTCGACGCCGTCGCGCTCCAGAAGTACCACCAGGTCGAGAAGATCGACCACGTGCACACCGGCGGCAACTCCTCCGGAATCGTCGACGGTTCCGCCATCGTGCTGGTCGGCAGCGAGGAGGCCGGCAAGACCTTCGGCCTCACGCCGCGGGCGCGCATCGTCGCCACCGCCGCCGTCGGCTCGGAGCCCACGATCATGCTCACCGGCCCCACGCCTGCCACCGAGAAGGTGCTCAAGACCGCGGGCCTGACCCCGGACGACATCGACCTGTGGGAGCTCAACGAGGCGTTCGCGTCCGTCGTCCTGAAGTGGATGAAGGACCTGAACCTGCCCGAGGACAAGGTGAACGTCAACGGCGGCGCGATCGCCATGGGCCACCCGCTCGGCGCGACCGGCGCGATGCTGGTCGGCACCGTCGTGGACGAGCTGGAGCGCCGGCAGGCGCGCCGCGCGCTGGTGACGCTGTGCATTGGCGGCGGCATGGGTGTCGCGACCATCATCGAGCGGGTGTGA
- a CDS encoding 3-hydroxyacyl-CoA dehydrogenase NAD-binding domain-containing protein, which translates to MAESKTIRWDADADGIVTLTLDDPGQSANTMNSAFRESLGVTIDRLEAEKDSITGVVLTSAKKTFFAGGDLRDLIQAKPENAAEITESSGVMKAQLRRLEQLGKPVVAAINGAALGGGLEIALATHHRIAADAKGSQIGLPEVTLGLLPGGGGVVRTVRLLGIQTALLNVLLQGQRHKPRKALELGLVHEVVDTVDELVPAAKAWIKANPEGGVQPWDVKGYKIPGGTPSNPSFAANLPAFPANLRKQLKGAPMPAPRAILAAAIEGSQVDFDTAITVETRYFVHLATGQVSKNMTKAFFFDLQTINSGGSRPDGFDKYTARKVGVLGAGMMGAAIAYVSAKAGIDVVLKDVSQEAADKGKGYAVKLEEKALSRGKTTQEKSDALLARIKPTADPADFAGVDFVIEAVFESVELKHKVFGEIESIVNSDAVLGSNTSTLPITTLAEGVQRTEDFIGIHFFSPVDKMPLVEIICGEKTSPATLAKVFDYTLQIKKTPIVVNDSRGFFTSRVIGTFINEAVAALGEGVEPASIEQAGSQAGYPAPPLQLMDELTLTLPRKIRKETREAVEAAGGTWTPHASEAVIDRMLDEYDRKGRSTGAGFYEYDENGKRTGLWPGLRDAFKSGTGDVPFEDLKERMLFAEALETVKCFDEGVLTSVADANIGSIFGIGFPPWTGGVIQYINQYDGGLQGFVDRSRALAARYGSHFEPPQSLVDKAAKGEIYE; encoded by the coding sequence ATGGCTGAGAGCAAGACCATCCGCTGGGACGCCGACGCGGACGGCATCGTCACGCTGACGCTGGACGATCCCGGCCAGTCGGCCAACACGATGAACTCCGCGTTCCGCGAGTCGCTCGGCGTGACCATCGACCGGCTCGAGGCGGAGAAGGACAGCATCACCGGTGTGGTGCTCACGTCGGCGAAGAAGACCTTCTTCGCCGGTGGCGACCTGCGTGACCTGATCCAGGCGAAGCCGGAGAACGCCGCGGAGATCACCGAGTCCAGCGGAGTGATGAAGGCGCAGCTGCGCCGGCTGGAGCAGCTGGGCAAGCCGGTCGTCGCGGCGATCAACGGCGCCGCGCTCGGCGGTGGCCTGGAGATCGCGCTCGCCACGCACCACCGGATCGCCGCGGACGCCAAGGGCAGCCAGATCGGCCTGCCCGAGGTCACCCTCGGCCTGCTGCCCGGTGGTGGCGGCGTGGTCCGCACGGTGCGGCTGCTCGGCATCCAGACCGCGCTGCTGAACGTGCTGCTGCAGGGCCAGCGGCACAAGCCGCGCAAGGCGCTGGAGCTGGGCCTGGTGCACGAGGTCGTGGACACCGTCGATGAGCTGGTGCCCGCCGCGAAGGCGTGGATCAAGGCCAATCCCGAGGGCGGCGTGCAGCCCTGGGACGTCAAGGGCTACAAGATCCCCGGCGGCACCCCGTCGAACCCGAGCTTCGCGGCGAACCTGCCCGCGTTCCCCGCGAACCTGCGCAAGCAGCTCAAGGGTGCGCCGATGCCCGCGCCGCGCGCGATCCTGGCCGCCGCGATCGAGGGGTCCCAGGTGGACTTCGACACCGCGATCACAGTGGAGACGCGGTACTTCGTGCACCTGGCCACCGGCCAGGTCTCGAAGAACATGACCAAGGCGTTCTTCTTCGACCTGCAGACGATCAACTCCGGCGGCTCGCGTCCGGACGGCTTCGACAAGTACACCGCTCGCAAGGTGGGTGTGCTCGGCGCCGGGATGATGGGTGCAGCGATCGCGTACGTGTCCGCGAAGGCGGGCATCGACGTGGTACTCAAGGACGTCTCGCAGGAGGCGGCCGACAAAGGCAAGGGCTACGCGGTCAAGCTCGAGGAGAAGGCGCTCTCGCGCGGCAAGACCACGCAGGAGAAGTCGGACGCGCTGCTGGCGCGGATCAAGCCGACCGCCGACCCGGCCGATTTCGCGGGCGTCGACTTCGTGATCGAGGCCGTGTTCGAGAGCGTCGAGCTGAAGCACAAGGTGTTCGGCGAGATCGAGAGCATCGTGAACTCCGACGCGGTGCTCGGCTCGAACACCTCGACGCTGCCGATCACCACGCTGGCCGAGGGCGTGCAGCGGACCGAGGACTTCATCGGGATCCACTTCTTCTCGCCGGTGGACAAGATGCCGCTGGTCGAGATCATCTGCGGGGAGAAGACGTCGCCGGCCACGCTGGCCAAGGTGTTCGACTACACGCTGCAGATCAAGAAGACCCCGATCGTCGTCAACGACAGCCGCGGCTTCTTCACCTCGCGGGTGATCGGCACGTTCATCAACGAGGCCGTCGCCGCGCTGGGTGAGGGTGTCGAGCCCGCGTCGATCGAGCAGGCGGGTTCGCAGGCCGGGTACCCCGCGCCGCCGCTGCAGCTGATGGACGAGCTGACGCTGACGCTGCCGCGCAAGATCCGCAAGGAAACCCGCGAAGCGGTCGAGGCCGCCGGCGGCACCTGGACGCCGCACGCGTCCGAGGCCGTGATCGACCGGATGCTCGACGAGTACGACCGCAAGGGCCGCAGCACCGGAGCGGGCTTCTACGAGTACGACGAGAACGGCAAGCGCACCGGCCTGTGGCCCGGCCTGCGGGACGCGTTCAAGTCCGGCACCGGCGATGTTCCGTTCGAGGACCTCAAGGAGCGCATGCTCTTCGCCGAGGCACTGGAAACCGTGAAGTGCTTCGACGAGGGCGTCCTGACCTCGGTGGCCGACGCGAACATCGGCTCGATCTTCGGGATCGGCTTCCCCCCGTGGACCGGCGGGGTGATCCAGTACATCAACCAGTACGACGGCGGCCTGCAGGGCTTCGTAGACCGGTCGCGCGCACTGGCGGCCCGGTACGGCAGCCACTTCGAGCCACCGCAGTCCCTGGTGGACAAGGCCGCCAAGGGCGAGATCTACGAATAA
- a CDS encoding DUF3558 domain-containing protein: MRKNGSRPRHIGALVVLTTVAAVSLSACSGGGNSADNSSPPSSSSSVDASLKVPAPLPTQEFLSNPCSALTDAELDGVGLKPPGKVSQGPPDLCRWESAGTRMNSVAVGAVPQNKGGISDIYDQKATQAYFEPFSASGYPGVVAAADDLRSHGTCSVWVGITDQLAFTVVTSITTGANKATPCKSAQKVSEAVVTHLKGAA, translated from the coding sequence GTGCGCAAGAACGGTTCCCGTCCTCGCCACATCGGGGCACTGGTTGTCCTAACGACGGTCGCTGCCGTGTCGCTTTCCGCATGCAGTGGCGGAGGTAACTCGGCCGACAACAGTTCGCCGCCGTCGTCTTCGTCTTCGGTCGACGCTTCGCTGAAGGTGCCCGCTCCGCTGCCTACGCAGGAGTTTCTGAGCAACCCGTGCAGCGCGTTGACCGATGCCGAGCTGGATGGCGTCGGGTTGAAGCCGCCGGGAAAGGTCTCGCAAGGACCGCCGGACCTGTGCCGGTGGGAGTCGGCTGGTACCAGGATGAATAGCGTGGCTGTGGGGGCGGTGCCGCAGAACAAGGGCGGCATCAGCGATATCTACGACCAGAAGGCGACCCAGGCCTACTTCGAGCCGTTCAGTGCGAGCGGCTATCCCGGGGTCGTCGCTGCCGCCGATGACCTGCGCTCGCACGGCACGTGCAGTGTGTGGGTCGGGATCACCGATCAGCTGGCCTTCACCGTGGTCACCAGCATCACGACCGGGGCGAACAAGGCCACTCCATGCAAGAGTGCACAGAAGGTCAGCGAGGCAGTGGTCACGCACCTGAAGGGCGCCGCCTGA
- a CDS encoding helix-turn-helix domain-containing protein — MSGAAATLTGSQGCRSTGIVTGYVLKLARQSAGLTQERLAERLAVDGSTVQGWESGRRPLSAMPAGEFVRLAARLPRLGAPPATGQHLRAAVEADLVLSTGIAAGGAWVDPDVHPLAASVHRKTLTNLITWPFTGHLPQELNVFTPKVPRRGPVAPGPTMGADERSRFFDHLMTVAERGLRADEALLRRQAVYLLGFDQRDQVAAWLRGQWASAGHRPIADGDVTSLLEARSASVALASTGDSTHLHDFVARTTGSRAELANLNYWAHWIGELHDDQTDDTFMAEDDTRAWSGVRLFHHLVSRLDPASPHLPLNLHTVHTLVASRPALLTERSAARDALSGALEILTSADVLTRDGRDQVAGLHYALRLADR; from the coding sequence GTGAGCGGAGCAGCGGCAACACTGACCGGCAGTCAGGGTTGCCGTTCAACGGGCATCGTGACCGGATACGTCCTCAAGCTCGCACGCCAGTCGGCAGGGCTGACACAAGAGCGTCTCGCGGAACGTCTCGCGGTTGATGGGAGCACTGTTCAGGGGTGGGAGTCGGGACGGCGCCCCCTGTCTGCGATGCCCGCGGGGGAATTCGTCCGGCTGGCCGCCCGGCTTCCCCGGCTTGGTGCGCCGCCCGCCACCGGCCAACACCTGCGCGCGGCCGTCGAGGCCGACCTCGTCCTCTCGACCGGGATCGCCGCCGGCGGCGCGTGGGTTGACCCGGACGTACATCCGTTGGCCGCGAGCGTGCACCGCAAGACGCTGACGAACCTGATCACATGGCCCTTCACCGGGCACTTGCCGCAAGAGCTGAACGTCTTCACGCCGAAGGTGCCGCGCCGCGGACCGGTCGCGCCCGGGCCCACCATGGGCGCCGACGAGCGGAGCCGCTTCTTCGATCACCTGATGACCGTCGCGGAACGCGGCCTACGTGCCGACGAGGCGCTACTGCGCCGACAGGCGGTGTATCTGCTCGGCTTCGACCAGCGCGACCAGGTGGCAGCGTGGCTACGTGGCCAGTGGGCCAGCGCCGGCCACCGCCCGATCGCTGACGGCGATGTGACCAGCCTGCTCGAGGCCCGCTCAGCGTCCGTCGCGCTCGCATCCACGGGCGACAGCACTCACCTGCACGACTTCGTCGCGCGTACCACCGGCTCGCGGGCTGAGCTTGCGAACCTCAACTACTGGGCGCACTGGATCGGCGAACTCCACGACGATCAGACCGACGACACCTTCATGGCCGAGGACGACACCCGAGCCTGGTCCGGTGTGCGGCTGTTCCACCACCTGGTGAGCCGCCTCGACCCTGCCTCGCCGCACCTGCCGCTCAACCTGCACACCGTGCACACCCTCGTGGCCAGCCGTCCCGCGCTGCTGACCGAACGCTCTGCCGCGCGTGACGCGCTATCCGGCGCACTGGAGATACTCACCTCGGCCGACGTGCTCACGCGCGACGGACGTGACCAGGTCGCCGGACTTCACTACGCTTTGCGTCTCGCCGACCGATAG
- a CDS encoding HD domain-containing protein — MPDEPAALAAFSYELGLLKRIRRAGWWHVGVRDPESVAEHSMRAAQIAALLAVGEGANPERAAFLALWHDTQETRTGDIPHTAAKYMSKPEPREITSDQTAALPDASRTMVRTAVDEYETRQTLEARCAKDADKLEMLLQAVEYRETGVERVAGWIDSARKGLATETARRVAEAAVNLSPLTWRDR, encoded by the coding sequence ATGCCAGACGAGCCCGCTGCACTCGCCGCGTTCAGCTACGAACTCGGGCTGCTCAAGCGCATCCGCCGCGCGGGATGGTGGCACGTCGGCGTCCGCGACCCCGAATCGGTCGCGGAGCACAGCATGCGGGCCGCGCAGATCGCCGCGCTGCTCGCTGTGGGAGAGGGCGCGAACCCGGAGCGGGCTGCGTTCCTCGCGCTCTGGCACGACACGCAGGAGACCCGCACCGGGGACATTCCGCACACCGCGGCCAAGTACATGAGCAAGCCCGAGCCCCGCGAGATCACCTCCGACCAGACAGCGGCTCTGCCGGACGCCTCCCGCACCATGGTTCGGACCGCGGTAGACGAGTACGAGACCCGGCAGACCCTCGAAGCGCGGTGCGCGAAGGACGCCGACAAGCTCGAAATGCTGCTGCAGGCCGTCGAGTACCGAGAGACGGGGGTCGAGCGAGTCGCTGGGTGGATTGACTCCGCACGGAAGGGCCTCGCGACCGAAACCGCTCGGCGCGTCGCCGAGGCAGCCGTGAATTTGTCCCCGCTGACGTGGCGGGACCGCTGA
- a CDS encoding GH92 family glycosyl hydrolase, producing the protein MRRRLTVVLATVLVTSAVVPTTLSSVAVASVTDPAAFVDPLIGSAGDGNTFPGATAPFGMLSWSPTSTRGDQTSTGAANGYQYDTTRLRGFSLTHVNGAGCNPGAAGDVPIMPFTGDVTSSPTADTTDAVYASDFTHADEQATPGRYRLGLANGVTTDFAASDRTAIGRLAFPAGTPANLLFRTSNSLNGSEDAETHLDPVHRRVTGSVLTGAFCGRRANGGENNRKSYYRLYFTAEFDRPFTSTGTWRDGTLQPGGRDQTGGEGYATGADRAGRGSGGWVGFAPGSDVTMRIGISYVSLAGARANLRAEQSPWSTVDSVAAATRRKWNAELNRARIGGGTADQRTVFYTALYHSLQQPNLVNDVDGRYLGMDEQPHRLAPGQDAQYSNFSGWDQYRAQVQLLALLEPRVAGNFAQSLFNYAKQNDGVWDRWVHVNGATHVMTGDPSAATLATFYAMGVRSFDYRGAFSSLYAQATAARPEGLQDAGCPGQCVGQRPNLAQYLRSHYAANDVCHCWGGAAETLEDSIADFALGQWAAQLGLGKESAELSARGAYWRNVFNPATGYMQARDVDGSWVTPFDPASDRGFAQGSAAAYTWLVPQDVAGLAEAMGGKETAAKRLDGFFHDDAGNWQLRGGGPLKYDPTNEPDIHAPWLYNDLGRPWQTQETVRQIVDTVYTTGPSGLPGNDDLGTMSAWYVFSALGIYPRTPGSGDVLVSSPLFPSAVLHSGSGAVFTITSSGTGKYTHSVRRDGRPQQGWTLDSSFVRHGGRLDFTLSPNPAG; encoded by the coding sequence ATGCGCCGTCGCCTCACGGTGGTCCTCGCCACCGTCCTGGTCACCTCCGCCGTGGTTCCGACAACGTTGTCATCGGTTGCGGTTGCCTCGGTGACCGATCCTGCCGCGTTCGTCGATCCGCTGATCGGCTCGGCCGGGGACGGCAACACCTTCCCCGGGGCGACCGCGCCGTTCGGGATGCTGTCGTGGAGTCCGACGAGTACCCGCGGTGACCAGACCAGCACCGGCGCTGCCAACGGTTACCAGTACGACACCACCCGGCTGCGCGGCTTCAGCCTGACCCACGTCAACGGCGCCGGCTGCAATCCGGGCGCGGCCGGCGACGTGCCGATCATGCCGTTCACCGGCGACGTCACCTCCTCGCCGACCGCGGACACCACCGACGCGGTGTACGCCAGCGACTTCACGCACGCCGACGAGCAGGCCACCCCGGGTCGTTACCGGCTCGGCCTCGCCAACGGCGTGACCACCGACTTCGCGGCGTCCGACCGCACCGCGATCGGCCGGCTGGCCTTTCCCGCGGGCACGCCGGCGAATCTGCTGTTCCGCACCTCGAATTCGCTCAACGGCAGCGAGGACGCGGAGACCCACCTCGACCCGGTTCACCGGCGGGTCACCGGTTCCGTGCTCACCGGCGCGTTCTGCGGCCGGCGCGCGAACGGCGGCGAGAACAACCGCAAGAGCTACTACCGGCTGTACTTCACCGCGGAGTTCGACCGGCCGTTCACCAGCACCGGAACCTGGCGGGACGGCACACTTCAGCCGGGCGGCCGCGACCAGACCGGCGGCGAGGGGTACGCGACCGGCGCCGATCGCGCGGGCCGCGGTTCCGGCGGCTGGGTCGGCTTCGCCCCGGGCAGCGACGTGACTATGCGGATCGGGATTTCCTACGTTTCCCTCGCCGGTGCCCGCGCGAACCTGCGTGCCGAGCAATCTCCATGGTCCACTGTGGACAGCGTTGCGGCGGCAACCCGGCGGAAGTGGAACGCGGAACTGAACCGGGCACGCATCGGTGGCGGCACCGCCGATCAGCGCACCGTCTTCTACACCGCGCTCTACCATTCGTTGCAGCAACCGAATCTGGTCAATGACGTCGACGGCCGGTACCTGGGCATGGACGAGCAGCCGCATCGGCTCGCGCCGGGGCAGGACGCGCAGTACAGCAATTTCTCCGGCTGGGACCAGTATCGTGCGCAAGTGCAGTTGCTGGCGCTGCTGGAACCGCGCGTGGCCGGGAACTTCGCCCAGTCCTTGTTCAACTACGCCAAGCAGAACGACGGTGTCTGGGACCGGTGGGTCCACGTCAACGGGGCAACGCACGTGATGACCGGCGACCCGTCGGCCGCGACACTCGCCACGTTCTACGCCATGGGCGTGCGCAGTTTCGACTATCGCGGGGCGTTCTCCTCGTTGTACGCGCAGGCCACCGCGGCACGCCCGGAAGGTTTGCAGGACGCCGGGTGTCCGGGCCAATGCGTGGGGCAGCGGCCGAATCTGGCGCAGTACCTGCGATCGCACTACGCGGCGAACGACGTGTGCCACTGCTGGGGTGGTGCGGCGGAGACGCTGGAGGACTCGATCGCGGACTTCGCGCTCGGTCAGTGGGCCGCGCAACTGGGCCTTGGCAAGGAATCGGCGGAGCTGTCCGCGCGGGGTGCGTACTGGCGCAACGTCTTCAACCCGGCGACGGGGTACATGCAGGCGCGTGACGTCGACGGCTCGTGGGTGACGCCGTTCGACCCGGCGAGCGACCGAGGGTTCGCCCAAGGCAGCGCGGCCGCCTACACCTGGCTGGTTCCCCAGGACGTCGCCGGTCTCGCGGAAGCCATGGGAGGCAAGGAAACCGCGGCCAAGCGGCTCGACGGCTTCTTCCACGACGACGCCGGGAACTGGCAGCTGCGCGGCGGCGGACCGTTGAAGTACGACCCCACGAACGAGCCCGACATCCACGCGCCCTGGCTGTACAACGATCTCGGCCGGCCGTGGCAGACGCAGGAAACCGTGCGGCAGATCGTGGACACGGTCTACACCACCGGCCCGTCCGGGCTGCCCGGCAACGACGACCTCGGCACGATGTCGGCCTGGTACGTGTTCAGTGCGCTGGGCATCTACCCGCGCACCCCGGGGTCGGGGGACGTCCTGGTGTCGAGTCCGCTGTTCCCGTCCGCAGTGCTGCACTCCGGCAGCGGCGCGGTGTTCACGATCACCAGCAGTGGCACCGGGAAGTACACGCACTCCGTCCGGCGTGACGGGCGGCCACAGCAGGGCTGGACCCTGGACTCGTCCTTCGTCCGGCACGGCGGACGGCTCGACTTCACCCTGTCACCGAATCCGGCCGGCTGA
- a CDS encoding DUF3761 domain-containing protein, with amino-acid sequence MLRKLGMVLAAGALIAGCGTGAPPGNTGVLPASGPPVTSVSSPPTTESSLPESSVVSTAPTTVVVPTTTAAKPTASKTAPKTTAAKPKAAPKTTAAKKKSTAQCGADYYRNSSGACVHRPSSNPSGATAKCKDGSYSYSQHRSGTCSGHGGVKQWL; translated from the coding sequence ATGCTGCGGAAGCTGGGAATGGTGCTGGCTGCGGGTGCGCTGATCGCCGGATGCGGCACCGGCGCGCCGCCCGGGAACACCGGCGTCCTCCCGGCGAGCGGACCCCCGGTGACCTCGGTGTCCTCGCCGCCCACGACCGAGAGCAGTCTGCCGGAATCCTCTGTCGTCTCGACGGCGCCGACCACCGTCGTCGTGCCCACGACGACGGCGGCCAAGCCCACCGCGTCCAAAACCGCGCCGAAGACCACTGCAGCGAAGCCGAAGGCTGCGCCGAAAACCACTGCAGCCAAGAAGAAGAGCACCGCGCAGTGCGGTGCCGACTACTACCGCAACTCCTCCGGGGCCTGCGTGCACCGGCCGTCGTCGAATCCGTCCGGCGCGACGGCGAAGTGCAAGGACGGCAGCTACAGCTACAGCCAGCACCGCTCGGGCACCTGCTCGGGCCACGGCGGCGTGAAGCAGTGGCTCTGA